A portion of the Streptomyces sp. NBC_01335 genome contains these proteins:
- a CDS encoding TetR/AcrR family transcriptional regulator C-terminal ligand-binding domain-containing protein has protein sequence MRHQEREQGPEHGREPGPEQGSAPGPQAGPEQNPEPGPEEDPAHEPEHTRAHDHDRGPGRPRSAAAERAILDAVIALLEAGEPLAGLSIERIARTAKVGKATIYRRWHGKEELFLDVLRDMEPPDPVVSGTAGLADLRLLMESHRTRGLAQRSSVMLHNVFAQMKSHPRLWTEYQNTVIAPRRAAMVDAVRRAVDAGELRDDLDVELMDDLLVGAMLVRTLHRRDAPLPDDLVDRVIDALMQGLAPAPRPADPSGPRDAPGASRRR, from the coding sequence GTGCGGCATCAGGAGCGCGAGCAGGGCCCGGAGCACGGTCGGGAACCAGGCCCGGAGCAGGGCTCGGCACCAGGTCCGCAAGCGGGTCCGGAGCAGAATCCGGAGCCGGGCCCGGAGGAGGACCCGGCGCACGAGCCGGAGCACACCCGGGCGCACGACCACGACCGGGGGCCGGGCCGCCCCCGCAGCGCCGCCGCCGAGCGGGCCATCCTGGACGCCGTCATCGCCCTCCTGGAGGCCGGTGAACCCCTCGCCGGACTCTCCATCGAACGCATCGCCCGTACCGCCAAGGTCGGCAAGGCCACCATCTACCGCCGCTGGCACGGCAAGGAAGAGCTCTTCCTCGACGTGCTCCGCGACATGGAACCGCCGGACCCCGTCGTCTCCGGCACCGCCGGACTCGCCGACCTGCGCCTGCTCATGGAGTCCCATCGCACCCGGGGGCTGGCGCAGCGCTCGTCGGTCATGCTGCACAACGTGTTCGCGCAGATGAAGAGCCACCCCCGGCTCTGGACCGAGTACCAGAACACCGTCATCGCGCCGCGTCGGGCCGCGATGGTCGACGCGGTCCGCCGCGCCGTCGACGCGGGCGAGCTGCGGGACGACCTCGACGTCGAGCTGATGGACGACCTGCTCGTCGGCGCGATGCTCGTACGGACCCTGCACCGCCGCGACGCGCCGCTCCCCGACGACCTGGTCGACCGGGTCATCGATGCCCTGATGCAGGGCCTGGCCCCGGCGCCCCGCCCCGCCGACCCGTCCGGACCCCGCGACGCGCCCGGCGCCTCCCGCCGGCGCTGA